A single genomic interval of uncultured Pseudodesulfovibrio sp. harbors:
- the rfaD gene encoding ADP-glyceromanno-heptose 6-epimerase: MYIVTGGAGFIGSAMVWKLNQMGIDDILVVDNLSTSEKWNNLVGLKYEDYLHRDQFLKLIIEGDDPFETDAIIHMGACSATTELDADFLMENNYRYTQYACRHCLTHDARFINASSAATYGDGEWGFDDDHDGIDRLRPLNMYGYSKQLFDLWAKKGGMLDQIVCLKFFNVFGPNEYHKDDMRSVICKAYKQINETGKLKLFKSYREEYPHGGQKRDFVYIKDCVDIMAWFLENPDANGIFNIGTGTARTWNDLANSVFAAMGREPNIEYIEMPESIRDKYQYFTEANMDKLAAAGCDVKMTSLEDGAADYVQNYLDQDNPYLKSR, from the coding sequence ATGTATATAGTCACCGGCGGCGCAGGGTTCATCGGCAGTGCGATGGTCTGGAAGCTCAATCAGATGGGCATTGACGACATTCTGGTGGTCGATAATCTTTCGACGAGTGAGAAATGGAACAATCTCGTTGGGTTGAAGTATGAGGATTATCTGCACCGCGATCAGTTTCTCAAGCTGATAATCGAAGGTGACGACCCGTTCGAGACCGATGCGATCATTCACATGGGTGCGTGTTCGGCCACCACCGAGCTGGATGCCGACTTTCTCATGGAGAACAATTACCGGTACACGCAGTACGCCTGCCGTCACTGCCTCACGCATGATGCACGTTTCATCAACGCATCCAGCGCCGCCACCTATGGCGACGGGGAATGGGGATTCGATGACGACCATGACGGTATCGACCGGCTTCGTCCGCTGAACATGTATGGTTATTCAAAGCAGCTGTTTGACCTCTGGGCAAAAAAAGGCGGGATGCTCGACCAGATCGTCTGCCTGAAGTTCTTCAATGTTTTCGGTCCGAACGAGTATCACAAGGACGACATGCGTAGCGTCATCTGCAAGGCGTACAAGCAGATCAACGAGACCGGAAAACTCAAGCTGTTCAAGTCCTACCGTGAAGAATATCCTCACGGCGGGCAGAAACGCGATTTCGTGTATATCAAGGATTGCGTGGATATCATGGCGTGGTTCCTGGAGAATCCCGATGCCAACGGTATTTTCAATATCGGCACGGGAACTGCACGGACCTGGAACGATCTGGCAAACAGTGTTTTCGCCGCCATGGGACGTGAACCGAATATCGAGTATATTGAGATGCCCGAGTCGATTCGCGATAAATACCAGTATTTTACCGAGGCGAATATGGACAAGCTTGCCGCTGCCGGATGTGACGTGAAAATGACGTCGCTTGAAGATGGCGCAGCTGATTATGTGCAGAACTATCTGGATCAGGACAATCCGTACCTGAAATCCCGGTAG